One window of Flexistipes sp. genomic DNA carries:
- a CDS encoding menaquinone biosynthetic enzyme MqnA/MqnD family protein, with the protein MKIGEIRYANVYPIFYYLKKIKEYDFVRGTPSFLNKMIRERGVDVGVCSSIEYARNPRKYIIIPDISISSAGDVKSVCLFSSKKIDKLENATVFLTEESGTSVVLLKILLKYYFNVKVSFTNDFDNSDAVLLIGDKALFSYYNNDYKYVYDLGFHWFQFSGYPFVFALWIADSKWEGTEDIKRLHKNLVNIKVDSQKNLAALLEEYSFKGLTSYQILDYWDIINYNLTEKHICGLIKFYKLAREIGEIKKFPPLNLSV; encoded by the coding sequence ATGAAAATAGGTGAAATCCGTTACGCAAATGTGTATCCCATTTTTTACTATTTAAAGAAAATCAAAGAATATGACTTTGTAAGGGGCACACCTTCTTTCCTGAATAAAATGATTCGGGAAAGAGGGGTTGATGTCGGCGTTTGCAGCAGTATAGAGTATGCAAGGAATCCGCGGAAATATATTATTATACCGGATATTTCCATCAGCTCGGCGGGAGATGTCAAGAGCGTCTGCCTGTTCAGCAGTAAAAAAATTGATAAGCTGGAAAATGCAACTGTTTTTTTGACCGAGGAGTCGGGCACCAGTGTTGTTTTATTAAAAATACTCCTTAAATATTATTTTAATGTAAAAGTATCCTTCACAAATGATTTTGATAATAGTGATGCCGTACTGCTGATAGGTGACAAAGCACTTTTCAGTTACTACAATAACGACTATAAGTACGTGTATGATCTGGGATTTCACTGGTTTCAGTTTTCCGGCTACCCTTTTGTTTTCGCACTCTGGATAGCAGACAGTAAATGGGAAGGAACCGAGGATATAAAACGACTGCACAAAAATCTTGTAAATATAAAAGTAGACTCACAAAAAAATCTTGCGGCACTTCTGGAAGAATACAGTTTTAAAGGCTTGACATCATACCAAATACTGGACTACTGGGATATTATTAACTACAATCTTACGGAGAAACATATTTGCGGACTAATAAAATTTTACAAGCTTGCCCGGGAAATTGGAGAAATCAAAAAATTTCCGCCCCTTAATCTTTCTGTTTGA